In a single window of the Rhizobium tropici CIAT 899 genome:
- a CDS encoding IS110 family transposase, with product MEQVSTIGLDIAKHVFQVHGVDAVGAVVVRRKLRREDVAAFFRKLPPCLIGIEACATGHHWARVLLALGHEVRLMPASYVKPYVKRQKNDATDAEAICEAVARPTMRFVPVKSEEQQSVLMLHRVRELLIRQRTMLVNALRGHLAEFGIVTRQGIVGVGMLIALVEDDGQNLIPPLARSALLSLIGQLREVHERVGEMDCQIHAWHRSNELSRRLETIPGIGPITASAIAATVTDASLFKSGRQLAAWIGLVPRQNSSGGKDRLGRISKQGDPYLRRLLVVGAHAVLRFSRKARVPPTQWAAELLAKKPYNVVAVALANKMARIVWALMTTGRRFEAAANL from the coding sequence ATGGAACAGGTTAGCACAATCGGATTGGATATCGCCAAGCACGTCTTTCAGGTGCATGGCGTAGACGCGGTGGGCGCGGTAGTGGTCCGGCGAAAGCTGCGACGTGAGGATGTCGCCGCTTTCTTCAGGAAATTGCCGCCGTGCCTGATCGGAATCGAGGCGTGTGCGACCGGGCACCACTGGGCTCGGGTCCTCCTGGCGCTGGGTCACGAGGTTCGGCTAATGCCGGCGTCTTACGTCAAGCCATACGTGAAGCGGCAAAAGAATGACGCGACGGATGCCGAAGCGATCTGCGAGGCGGTGGCGCGACCGACGATGCGCTTCGTCCCGGTGAAGAGCGAGGAGCAACAGAGTGTCCTGATGCTGCATCGCGTCCGTGAACTTTTGATCCGGCAGCGGACAATGCTGGTGAACGCCTTGCGCGGCCACCTGGCGGAGTTCGGCATCGTAACGCGTCAGGGCATTGTCGGCGTCGGAATGCTGATCGCATTGGTAGAAGACGATGGCCAGAATCTCATCCCTCCGCTTGCGCGTTCCGCGCTTCTTTCGCTGATCGGGCAGTTGCGGGAGGTGCACGAGAGGGTCGGCGAGATGGATTGCCAAATTCATGCTTGGCATCGCTCCAACGAGCTGAGCCGTCGCCTTGAGACAATACCTGGAATTGGCCCGATCACTGCCAGCGCAATCGCCGCGACCGTGACAGACGCGTCGCTCTTCAAATCCGGCCGACAACTGGCGGCATGGATAGGCTTGGTACCTCGGCAGAATTCATCGGGTGGCAAAGACCGGCTCGGGAGGATAAGCAAACAAGGCGATCCCTATCTCCGTAGGCTTCTTGTCGTTGGGGCGCATGCGGTACTTCGCTTCAGCCGCAAGGCCAGAGTTCCACCGACGCAGTGGGCGGCCGAGCTTTTGGCGAAGAAGCCGTACAACGTCGTCGCTGTTGCTCTGGCCAACAAGATGGCGCGGATCGTCTGGGCGTTGATGACGACAGGCAGGCGATTTGAGGCCGCCGCCAATCTTTGA
- a CDS encoding IS3 family transposase (programmed frameshift): MKASQFSDAQKAFILKQGDEGVPVAEICRKAGISQATYFNWKKKYAGMLPPEMKKLKQLEDENARLKKIVADLTLDREMLQDVIRRKPLRPARKREVVKGMCRDWAISIRRACGALNFDRSTYHYTSRRADQAGLERRIREICETRVRYGYRRVHVLLEREGWGTSIKRTYRIYKDLGLQLRNKTPKRRVKAKLREDRQMAVGPNDVRAMDFVHDQLATGKKLRVLTVVDTYSRYVPVLDPRHSYRGEDVVQTLERVCRKVGYPKTIRVDQGTEFVSRDLDLWAYAKGVTLDFSRPGKPTDNAFIEAFNGRFRAECLNQHWFLTLADAREKMEDWRRYYNEERPHGAIGNKVPISLMNSGGATSPPP, translated from the exons ATGAAGGCATCGCAGTTTTCGGACGCGCAAAAGGCGTTCATTTTGAAGCAGGGTGATGAAGGTGTGCCGGTTGCGGAGATCTGTCGGAAGGCGGGAATTAGCCAGGCGACCTATTTCAACTGGAAGAAAAAGTACGCCGGCATGTTGCCGCCGGAGATGAAGAAGCTGAAGCAACTCGAGGACGAGAATGCGCGACTGAAGAAGATCGTCGCGGATCTGACGCTGGACCGTGAGATGTTGCAGGATGTTATTCGGCGAAAGC CTCTAAGGCCTGCTCGCAAGCGAGAGGTGGTGAAGGGTATGTGCCGGGACTGGGCAATCTCGATCCGGCGCGCCTGCGGGGCGCTGAACTTCGATCGTTCGACCTACCACTACACCTCTCGCCGTGCCGATCAGGCCGGCTTGGAACGTCGTATTCGAGAGATCTGCGAGACCCGTGTCCGTTACGGCTATCGTCGTGTGCATGTGCTGTTGGAACGCGAGGGTTGGGGCACAAGCATCAAGCGAACCTATCGCATTTACAAGGACTTGGGTCTTCAACTGCGCAACAAGACGCCGAAGCGCCGGGTCAAAGCCAAGCTGCGGGAGGATCGTCAAATGGCAGTCGGTCCGAACGATGTTCGGGCCATGGACTTTGTTCACGACCAACTCGCGACTGGGAAGAAGCTGCGCGTCTTGACGGTGGTCGATACCTACTCGCGTTATGTACCGGTGCTTGATCCACGTCACAGCTATCGCGGTGAAGATGTCGTGCAAACCCTGGAACGAGTATGCCGGAAAGTTGGCTATCCGAAGACGATCAGGGTGGATCAGGGCACTGAATTTGTGTCACGCGACCTCGACCTTTGGGCCTATGCCAAAGGCGTGACGTTGGACTTCTCTCGCCCAGGCAAGCCCACGGACAACGCCTTTATTGAAGCTTTCAATGGCCGCTTCCGGGCGGAGTGCCTGAACCAGCATTGGTTCCTGACCCTTGCGGATGCCCGCGAAAAGATGGAGGATTGGCGTCGATACTATAATGAGGAACGGCCTCATGGTGCGATCGGCAACAAGGTCCCGATCTCGCTGATGAATTCGGGAGGCGCAACCAGCCCGCCTCCTTGA
- a CDS encoding dihydroxyacetone kinase subunit DhaK yields the protein MSQFLNSREKAVTEAIEGLLVASGGALSRLDGFPHIRVVVRSDWDKSKVAIVSGGGSGHEPAHAGFVGKGMLTAAVCGDIFASPSVDAILAGILSVTGPAGCLLIVKNYTGDRLNFGLAAERARAFGLNVSMVIVDDDIALPHLPQSRGVAGTLFVHKIAGALSENEADLETITEAARHVIAGTRSIGMSLDTCTVPGSPKEHRIPEGRAELGLGIHGEAGVELVEYTGVRTAVAAMVERLAATMDDRPHVVLVNNLGGASMLEMSVIVHEIARSAISGKISHVIGPAAMMTSLDMHGFSISVFPADKKELALLAKPVALPAWPGLAAIKPVAALALPDGLTPIAPLASKHEPTRQFLTDCCNLLILSEMDLNALDAKSGDGDTGSTLAGAARALIDALDRLPLSDYTQLFRAMGQELSQTMGGSSGVLLAIFFAAAGDGASSGLAIREALQAGLYRMQEIGGARLGDRTMVDALLPALDALNGGLAAAAHAARAGADMTATLVHAKAGRAAYINAKQLEGHIDPGAEAVARLFEYLAGRSDLSGQPSLDKRLI from the coding sequence ATGTCACAGTTCCTCAACAGCAGGGAAAAGGCGGTCACCGAAGCAATCGAGGGTCTTCTCGTTGCATCGGGGGGCGCCCTGAGCCGCCTCGATGGTTTTCCGCATATCCGTGTCGTCGTGCGTTCGGATTGGGACAAAAGCAAGGTCGCGATCGTCTCTGGAGGCGGATCGGGCCATGAGCCGGCTCACGCGGGCTTCGTCGGCAAGGGGATGCTCACCGCAGCCGTCTGCGGAGATATTTTTGCATCTCCCAGCGTCGATGCAATCCTCGCCGGTATCCTGTCCGTCACAGGGCCGGCCGGCTGCCTCCTGATCGTCAAGAACTATACTGGCGATCGCCTCAACTTCGGATTGGCGGCGGAGCGGGCTCGCGCCTTTGGCTTGAATGTCAGCATGGTCATTGTGGATGATGACATCGCGTTACCGCATCTCCCGCAATCTCGCGGTGTGGCGGGCACGCTCTTTGTTCACAAGATCGCGGGAGCCTTGTCGGAGAACGAAGCTGATCTGGAGACTATCACTGAAGCCGCGCGCCATGTCATTGCGGGCACGCGGTCGATCGGAATGTCGCTCGACACATGCACCGTGCCTGGCTCGCCGAAGGAACATAGGATTCCGGAAGGCCGCGCCGAACTCGGGCTCGGCATCCACGGCGAGGCCGGTGTCGAGCTGGTAGAGTATACCGGCGTCCGAACTGCCGTTGCCGCCATGGTTGAGCGTCTTGCGGCAACCATGGATGACAGGCCCCATGTCGTGCTCGTGAATAATCTAGGCGGTGCATCGATGCTGGAAATGTCGGTCATTGTCCACGAAATTGCCCGATCGGCTATCTCAGGAAAGATCTCGCACGTGATCGGACCTGCTGCGATGATGACGTCGCTTGACATGCACGGCTTCTCCATCTCGGTCTTTCCTGCCGACAAGAAAGAGCTGGCACTGTTGGCCAAGCCGGTCGCGCTACCGGCTTGGCCAGGCCTGGCAGCGATCAAACCGGTCGCGGCGCTTGCACTCCCGGATGGGCTGACGCCGATTGCTCCTCTCGCATCGAAGCACGAGCCTACCCGCCAGTTTTTGACGGATTGCTGCAATCTTCTCATTCTCTCAGAGATGGATCTGAACGCGCTTGACGCGAAGTCGGGAGACGGTGATACGGGATCGACCCTGGCCGGCGCGGCACGCGCGCTCATCGACGCGCTCGACCGCCTTCCTCTTTCAGACTATACGCAACTCTTCCGGGCCATGGGGCAGGAACTCAGTCAGACCATGGGCGGATCGTCGGGGGTGCTTCTAGCGATCTTCTTTGCAGCTGCCGGCGATGGAGCGTCGAGTGGGCTCGCCATTCGCGAGGCGTTGCAGGCCGGGCTTTACCGCATGCAGGAGATCGGCGGTGCTCGTCTGGGAGACCGAACCATGGTCGATGCTCTCTTGCCGGCCCTGGATGCGCTCAACGGCGGTTTGGCAGCAGCGGCGCATGCAGCTCGCGCCGGCGCAGACATGACTGCCACGCTCGTCCATGCCAAGGCCGGACGCGCCGCCTACATCAATGCCAAGCAACTTGAGGGCCACATCGATCCCGGCGCGGAAGCCGTCGCACGGTTGTTCGAATATCTGGCAGGTCGCAGCGATCTCTCAGGACAGCCCTCACTGGACAAGCGATTGATCTGA
- a CDS encoding ABC transporter ATP-binding protein → MAEVILKNITKSFAGHRALDELSMIVPDGSFVVLLGPTGAGKTTTLRMVSGLDNPDVGEIMIGGRSMRGLTPAQRNVAMVFQQYSLYPHLSVRQNLEFPLKSPLLKTPQRIIDEKVNAIAEILQISHKLDNKATALSGGEMQRVSIGRALVRNPQIYLMDEPLSSLDAKLRADLRIELKSIQAKSGATLLYVTHDQVEAMTMATHVGVLHEGRLAQFGSPREIYEQPVSVYAATRLGQPRINVLPAELFPGAPANAKSIGLRPEHIAQGDGQEATVTRVEHLGDQTRLHLSFKKHDLITVTEAHTALRGSEIIKIQPNNPLYFDAAGMRLV, encoded by the coding sequence GTGGCTGAGGTCATCTTGAAGAATATTACGAAATCTTTCGCCGGCCACCGGGCACTCGATGAGCTGTCCATGATCGTTCCCGACGGTTCGTTCGTCGTTCTTCTGGGGCCGACGGGTGCGGGCAAGACGACGACTTTGCGAATGGTGTCGGGCCTCGATAACCCTGATGTCGGCGAGATCATGATCGGTGGACGATCCATGCGCGGGCTGACACCGGCGCAGCGCAACGTCGCGATGGTGTTTCAGCAATATTCGCTCTACCCGCACCTTTCGGTACGCCAGAACCTGGAATTTCCGCTGAAGTCGCCCTTGCTGAAGACGCCGCAACGCATAATTGACGAAAAGGTGAATGCGATCGCCGAAATTCTCCAGATTTCCCATAAGCTCGACAACAAGGCGACGGCTCTTTCCGGCGGTGAAATGCAACGCGTGTCCATAGGGCGCGCACTGGTGAGAAACCCGCAGATCTATCTCATGGATGAACCGCTGAGCTCGCTTGACGCCAAGCTGCGCGCCGATCTGCGTATCGAGCTCAAGAGCATTCAGGCCAAATCGGGTGCAACCTTGCTTTACGTCACCCACGATCAGGTCGAGGCGATGACGATGGCGACACATGTCGGCGTCCTTCACGAGGGTAGGCTCGCCCAGTTCGGTTCTCCGCGCGAAATTTATGAACAGCCGGTGAGCGTCTACGCCGCCACTCGCCTCGGACAGCCGCGCATCAACGTGCTGCCTGCCGAGCTTTTCCCCGGTGCTCCGGCAAACGCCAAATCGATAGGCCTGCGTCCGGAGCATATCGCTCAAGGTGATGGCCAGGAAGCGACTGTTACCCGTGTCGAGCATCTGGGCGATCAGACGCGCCTGCATCTTTCGTTCAAGAAACACGATTTGATCACCGTCACCGAGGCTCATACGGCCCTCAGAGGTAGCGAGATCATTAAGATCCAGCCGAACAACCCGCTCTATTTCGACGCGGCCGGCATGCGCTTGGTTTAA
- a CDS encoding ABC transporter ATP-binding protein has translation MAQIRVHNVRKDFGAFNAVKSSTFTVEDGEFFMLLGPSGCGKTTTLRMMAGLELPTSGEIYIGGEEVGMKRASERDIAFVFQMFALYPHMNVRKNISYPLVSQGMKKAEVAKRVAEVAKILRIENILDKPIGGLSGGDRQRVAVGRAIVRNPKAFFMDEPLGALDAEFREHMAQELRALHDRMGATTVYVTHDQLEAMQMGDKIVVMNHGVVEQFGKPQEIYDWPATKFVAKFIGSPPMNFLEFDGSLGTGGTHVSLAGHMVRVPMSREEHTGELALGVRPEHIRFNDDSAYRGRVIAVEYLGTTQIVTIDTPHGEIKARTPSHQLAHVEELIGLDFDSRSLTVFNSVTGAALVSEANEGVLRRG, from the coding sequence ATGGCGCAAATCAGAGTTCACAATGTGCGCAAGGACTTTGGAGCTTTCAACGCGGTGAAGTCTTCCACCTTCACCGTGGAAGATGGGGAGTTCTTTATGCTGCTCGGGCCTTCCGGCTGCGGGAAGACGACCACCTTGCGGATGATGGCCGGTCTCGAGCTCCCAACCAGCGGTGAAATCTATATCGGTGGCGAAGAGGTTGGGATGAAGAGGGCAAGCGAGCGCGATATCGCATTCGTTTTCCAGATGTTTGCTCTTTATCCGCATATGAATGTCCGAAAAAATATTTCCTATCCGTTGGTCAGCCAGGGCATGAAAAAGGCTGAGGTTGCAAAGCGGGTCGCGGAGGTGGCCAAGATCCTGCGGATCGAAAATATTCTCGACAAGCCAATCGGCGGGCTTTCCGGCGGCGACCGGCAGCGTGTGGCGGTAGGTCGCGCCATTGTCCGCAACCCGAAAGCCTTCTTCATGGATGAACCGCTAGGCGCCCTCGACGCCGAATTCCGCGAACACATGGCGCAAGAGCTGCGGGCACTGCACGACCGCATGGGCGCCACCACCGTCTATGTCACCCATGATCAGTTGGAAGCCATGCAGATGGGCGACAAGATCGTGGTGATGAACCACGGGGTCGTCGAGCAGTTCGGCAAGCCGCAGGAGATCTATGACTGGCCGGCGACGAAATTCGTGGCAAAGTTCATCGGCTCGCCGCCCATGAACTTCCTGGAGTTCGATGGTTCGCTCGGAACCGGCGGAACTCATGTCAGCCTTGCCGGACACATGGTGAGGGTGCCAATGTCTCGCGAAGAACATACCGGCGAGCTGGCGCTGGGCGTCAGGCCCGAACACATACGCTTCAACGACGATTCCGCTTATAGGGGGCGGGTCATAGCCGTGGAATATCTGGGTACGACGCAGATCGTCACGATCGACACGCCGCATGGCGAGATCAAGGCTCGTACACCATCCCACCAGCTCGCACATGTCGAAGAACTGATCGGACTGGACTTCGATTCCAGAAGCCTGACGGTCTTCAACTCTGTGACCGGGGCTGCGCTTGTTTCCGAGGCCAACGAGGGAGTGTTGCGCCGTGGCTGA